In Hydractinia symbiolongicarpus strain clone_291-10 chromosome 4, HSymV2.1, whole genome shotgun sequence, the following proteins share a genomic window:
- the LOC130640653 gene encoding uncharacterized protein LOC130640653, translating into MASFTLQRLSIALNVIFFVLLVVMMIYYETRGDSRNLKFPQRHQFLYSVFKKDDNARFTTSPPKQGIKVMPASATLPKSLTNPSSSGFNITNNGTNNMASFITATGCSNCVAAEEDFFQFSTFLQGTNTKGNELKNNIEVLRCYLADILPDNKLDDKSTAACSNHQGTTFTFRDQVLFKNIRNYNNNDTVSLSQMSQLLQQFIPSLILMEAYEKDVLKNKTRVAFPERLSKIKKGLVKFTAYMRTIRKNLLKCECIYNLSYEKKIGQIVLEFDDPIFTQLNTSMVERELAIMKQLEMTIQLVKEILGHRRRCLR; encoded by the exons ATGGCTAGTTTCACACTGCAAAGACTGA GTATCGCGTTGAATGTGATATTCTTCGTGCTACTCGTCGTAATGATGATTTACTATGAAACCAGAGGCGATAGCAGAAATTTAAAGTTTCCTCAAAGACATCAGTTTCTCTACTCCGTCTTTAAAAAAGATGACAATGCAAGATTCACAACTAGTCCGCCAAAACAAGGTATTAAAGTTATGCCTGCTTCAGCTACTCTTCCCAAAAGTTTGACCAATCCTTCGTCATCAGGATTTAACATAACTAATAACGGCACAAATAATATGGCGTCATTCATAACAGCAACAGGATGTTCAAATTGCGTCGCGGCTGAAGAAGATTTTTTCCAATTCTCAACATTTTTACAAGGAACAAACACGAAAGGAAATGAACTCAAGAATAATATAGAGGTTTTGCGATGTTATCTT gcTGACATTTTACCTGATAATAAGTTAGACGATAAGAGTACAGCTGCTTGTAGTAACCACCAAGGAACAACTTTTACGTTTCGGGATCAAGTCCTATTTAAGAATATCAGAAATTATAACAACAAC GACACGGTTTCGTTATCCCAAATGTCACAACTTCTGCAACAATTTATTCCAAGTTTAATTCTCATGGAAGCATACGAAAAAGATgtattgaaaaacaaaacaagagttgcatttccagaacgattatctaaaataaaaaaaggactgGTCAAATTTACAGCATACATGCGCACTATAAGAAAG AATCTGTTGAAATGCGAATGTATCTACAATCTAAGCTACGAGAAAAAAATTGGTCAAATAGTTTTGGAATTTGATGATCCAATTTTTACTCAACTCAACACGAGCATGGTAGAAAGAGAATTAGCAATCATGAAGCAGTTGGAGATGACTATTCAGTTAGTCAAAGAGATCCTTGGACATCGTAGACGCTGTTTGCGGTGA